In a single window of the Niabella ginsenosidivorans genome:
- the radA gene encoding DNA repair protein RadA, whose protein sequence is MAKVKKSFFCQNCGYESVKWLGQCPSCGQWNTFVEEVIEKGTDKANWDQYTSAIKRANKVIALHEIESGEEKRIITQDAELNRVLGGGIVSGSLILIAGEPGIGKSTLFLQCGLHFKNRSVLYVSGEESEQQIKMRADRLMVNEKTKVNDQFFLLTETATQTIFQEIKKLKPQVVIVDSIQTLQSPVIDASPGSISQIKECAAEFLRYAKETGTPVFLIGHITKEGGIAGPKILEHMVDVVLQFEGDRHYAYRILRTLKNRFGSTSELGIYEMTDSGMRGVMNPSEILITQKEEQLSGIAIAATIEGVRPLLIEIQSLVTQSVYGTPQRTVSGFDLRRLQLLLAVLEKRGGFHFGIKDVFLNIAGGIKVEDPSIDLAVLCALLSSYEDIPLPQTMCFAGEVGLSGEIRAVNRIDQRIAEAEKLGFEKIIVSRYNQSLKNTSRFNIEVIRMSRVEEIYRYLF, encoded by the coding sequence ATGGCTAAAGTTAAAAAATCTTTTTTCTGTCAGAATTGTGGATATGAAAGTGTGAAATGGCTGGGGCAGTGCCCGTCATGCGGGCAGTGGAATACTTTTGTAGAAGAAGTGATTGAGAAAGGAACGGATAAAGCCAACTGGGATCAGTATACATCAGCAATCAAAAGAGCAAACAAAGTCATTGCCCTGCATGAAATAGAAAGTGGTGAAGAAAAAAGGATCATAACCCAGGATGCAGAGCTGAACAGGGTTTTGGGAGGAGGTATTGTTAGCGGCAGCCTTATTTTGATAGCCGGAGAGCCGGGTATTGGCAAAAGCACTCTGTTCCTGCAATGTGGCCTGCATTTTAAAAACAGGAGCGTATTGTACGTGAGCGGAGAGGAAAGTGAACAGCAGATAAAGATGCGCGCAGACCGGTTGATGGTCAATGAAAAAACAAAGGTGAATGACCAGTTTTTTCTTTTAACAGAAACAGCAACCCAAACGATCTTCCAGGAGATAAAAAAATTAAAGCCGCAGGTAGTGATTGTAGATTCGATCCAGACCTTACAGTCGCCTGTTATTGATGCATCCCCCGGCAGCATATCACAAATAAAAGAATGCGCTGCTGAATTTCTGCGTTATGCAAAAGAGACCGGGACCCCCGTTTTTTTAATTGGTCATATCACAAAGGAGGGGGGTATTGCGGGGCCCAAGATCCTGGAGCATATGGTAGACGTGGTATTGCAGTTTGAGGGCGACCGGCATTATGCATACCGCATTTTGCGCACGCTGAAAAACCGTTTCGGGAGCACTTCAGAACTGGGGATCTATGAAATGACCGATTCCGGAATGCGGGGGGTAATGAACCCGTCTGAAATACTGATCACCCAAAAAGAGGAGCAGCTAAGCGGCATCGCTATTGCAGCCACTATTGAAGGGGTTCGTCCATTACTTATTGAAATACAGTCTCTTGTAACGCAGTCGGTTTATGGAACGCCACAGCGTACGGTTTCGGGTTTTGACCTGAGGCGGCTGCAGTTGCTGCTGGCTGTTTTGGAAAAACGGGGTGGTTTCCATTTTGGCATAAAAGATGTGTTCCTGAATATTGCGGGGGGCATTAAAGTAGAAGATCCTTCTATTGACCTGGCCGTATTATGTGCTTTATTGTCATCCTATGAAGATATTCCGTTGCCTCAAACCATGTGTTTTGCCGGGGAAGTTGGCCTTAGCGGGGAGATCCGCGCTGTAAACAGGATTGATCAGCGGATTGCCGAGGCTGAAAAGCTGGGTTTTGAAAAGATCATTGTATCCAGGTACAATCAATCCCTTAAAAACACCAGCCGCTTTAACATTGAGGTGATCCGCATGAGCCGGGTAGAAGAAATATACCGGTACCTGTTCTGA
- a CDS encoding glutathione peroxidase: protein MKILLMALVVSMGMAAGSIYDFKVDGLTGGTINFSDFKGKKILVVNTASKCGFTHQYEGLEQLYEKYKDKLVIVGFPANNFMSQEPGSNDQIAEFCKKNYGVSFPMAKKISVKGSDTAPIYKYLIAEAAKKGIKDPIKWNFTKFLIDENGNLVTVFPSKVEPMSEELLKYLN, encoded by the coding sequence ATGAAAATTTTATTAATGGCATTGGTTGTATCTATGGGTATGGCGGCCGGTTCTATCTACGATTTTAAGGTTGATGGTTTGACAGGGGGTACCATCAATTTCAGCGATTTTAAAGGAAAAAAGATATTGGTAGTGAACACTGCCAGCAAATGCGGCTTTACGCATCAGTATGAAGGGTTAGAGCAACTGTATGAAAAATACAAGGATAAGCTGGTGATAGTGGGTTTCCCGGCCAATAATTTTATGTCGCAAGAGCCCGGTTCTAATGACCAGATCGCCGAGTTCTGCAAAAAGAATTATGGCGTTTCTTTTCCAATGGCAAAAAAGATCTCCGTTAAAGGAAGCGATACCGCACCTATCTATAAGTATTTAATTGCCGAAGCAGCGAAAAAAGGCATAAAGGATCCGATCAAGTGGAATTTTACAAAGTTCTTAATAGACGAGAATGGAAACCTGGTTACAGTATTCCCTTCTAAAGTAGAACCCATGAGTGAAGAACTTTTGAAATACCTGAACTAA
- a CDS encoding amidohydrolase, whose product MMISCSSKKAADLFVYNATIYTVDSAFRNAEAMVIKEDRIIAVGKKSDLEKEYQCKNSLNAEGKFIYPGFIDAHAHLLMYAAGLGELDLTNTTSWDDVLHRFSDFKMPRDSAAWLIGRGWDQNDWPIKEFPTNDALNERYPDQPVYLTRIDGHAAIANNKALELAGIKAGDTITGGTYQTKNGKLTGILIDNAMDKVAAKIPDPSAAAMKGLLLQAQQNCFEVGLTGIHDCGLNYDVVEKIEALQKSGELKMRLYIMLSDAKKNYDYLLKRGAIKTDHLNVRGFKLFADGALGSRGACLLQDYADKSGWKGFLLSNPEHFDSMAALIVKNKWQMCTHAIGDSGNRTLLKIYAKYLGGKNDLRWRIEHAQVLNENDFHFFGDYNIIPSVQPTHATSDMYWAGDRLGKDRLKGAYAYQQLLQQNNWIPLGTDFPVESISPFKTFYAAVARKDASGFPAGGFQMDNALTREQALRGMTIWAARAAFEEYEKGSLEPGKFADFIILDKDLLKAPEKELPGTKVLMTYLGGERVYEQR is encoded by the coding sequence ATGATGATATCCTGTAGCTCAAAGAAAGCGGCAGACCTCTTTGTGTATAACGCCACGATTTATACGGTTGACAGCGCTTTCCGCAATGCAGAAGCCATGGTAATTAAAGAGGACAGGATCATTGCCGTTGGTAAAAAAAGTGATCTTGAAAAGGAATACCAGTGCAAAAACAGCCTGAATGCGGAAGGAAAATTCATTTATCCCGGTTTTATTGACGCGCATGCCCACTTACTGATGTATGCAGCAGGGTTGGGAGAGCTGGACCTGACAAACACAACGAGTTGGGATGATGTGCTGCACCGGTTCAGCGATTTTAAAATGCCCCGCGATAGTGCTGCCTGGCTGATCGGCCGGGGCTGGGATCAGAATGACTGGCCAATAAAGGAATTTCCTACAAATGACGCGTTAAATGAACGTTACCCGGATCAGCCGGTCTACCTGACGCGCATTGACGGGCATGCTGCCATTGCCAACAATAAAGCGCTGGAGCTGGCCGGCATAAAAGCCGGGGATACTATTACAGGCGGTACTTACCAGACAAAGAACGGAAAGCTTACAGGTATTTTGATTGATAATGCGATGGACAAAGTGGCGGCAAAGATCCCCGATCCGTCAGCAGCAGCTATGAAAGGGTTATTGTTACAGGCACAGCAAAATTGTTTTGAGGTGGGGCTTACAGGTATCCATGATTGCGGGCTGAACTATGACGTGGTAGAGAAAATAGAAGCCTTGCAGAAAAGCGGCGAGTTGAAAATGCGCCTGTACATCATGCTGAGTGATGCCAAAAAGAATTATGATTACCTGTTAAAACGGGGGGCGATTAAAACGGATCATTTAAATGTGCGGGGCTTTAAGCTGTTTGCCGATGGCGCTTTGGGCTCCAGGGGCGCCTGCCTGCTACAGGATTATGCGGATAAGTCCGGCTGGAAGGGCTTCCTGTTAAGTAACCCGGAGCACTTTGATTCGATGGCTGCGCTGATCGTAAAAAACAAATGGCAGATGTGTACGCACGCCATTGGAGATAGCGGCAACCGTACGTTATTGAAAATTTATGCCAAATACCTTGGCGGGAAAAATGACCTGCGCTGGCGGATTGAACATGCACAGGTATTGAATGAAAACGATTTTCATTTTTTCGGCGATTATAACATCATTCCGTCTGTGCAGCCCACGCATGCCACATCCGATATGTATTGGGCAGGCGACCGCCTGGGCAAAGACCGGCTGAAAGGAGCCTATGCATATCAGCAGTTGCTGCAACAAAATAACTGGATACCGCTGGGAACGGATTTTCCCGTAGAATCCATTTCGCCTTTTAAAACGTTTTATGCCGCTGTGGCAAGAAAGGATGCCAGTGGTTTTCCCGCAGGAGGTTTCCAGATGGATAACGCATTGACACGGGAGCAGGCGCTGCGCGGAATGACCATCTGGGCAGCAAGGGCAGCCTTTGAAGAATATGAAAAAGGAAGCCTGGAGCCGGGAAAATTTGCCGATTTTATCATCCTGGATAAGGATCTCCTCAAAGCCCCGGAAAAAGAGTTGCCGGGCACCAAAGTGCTGATGACTTATTTGGGAGGTGAAAGGGTATATGAGCAACGTTGA
- a CDS encoding Crp/Fnr family transcriptional regulator — protein MERDVFQTVYSSPYITKTDYEEIASAHSQMGVEQGTILLEAGKIANEYYIIEKGLFRSFVYDYNGNEITTEFYCPEELLIESFSLFYRSPSMENFQALTSGTVWKINYQTFQQLLDQTEGLREWGRAWATHHLFTMKKRSVNMLTMNATDRYLTLLNERPQIIQQAPLKHVASYLGITDTSLSRIRKEIVIA, from the coding sequence ATGGAAAGAGATGTTTTTCAAACGGTCTATAGCAGTCCTTACATCACTAAAACAGATTATGAGGAAATTGCCAGTGCGCATAGCCAAATGGGCGTTGAGCAGGGAACGATACTTTTAGAAGCCGGGAAAATTGCTAATGAATATTACATTATTGAAAAAGGGTTGTTCAGGTCATTTGTTTATGATTATAACGGCAATGAAATAACTACGGAATTTTATTGCCCGGAAGAATTATTAATAGAATCGTTTTCTTTATTTTACAGAAGCCCGTCAATGGAAAACTTTCAGGCACTCACCAGCGGAACCGTTTGGAAAATCAATTATCAAACCTTTCAGCAATTACTGGATCAAACAGAAGGTTTACGGGAATGGGGAAGAGCCTGGGCTACCCACCATTTATTTACGATGAAAAAACGGTCTGTCAATATGCTGACAATGAACGCTACCGACAGGTATTTAACCTTGCTGAACGAAAGACCGCAGATAATACAGCAGGCACCCTTAAAACACGTTGCATCTTATTTAGGCATTACCGATACTTCGCTGAGCCGTATACGAAAAGAAATTGTAATAGCTTAG
- the gnd gene encoding decarboxylating NADP(+)-dependent phosphogluconate dehydrogenase translates to MKEVSDIGVIGLAVMGENLILNMESKGFHVTAYNRTVDKVDHFINGRAKGKNIYGAHSIEDLVASLKSPRKIMLMVKAGKPVDDFIELLLPHLDKGDIIIDGGNSHFPDTERRVKYVESKGLRYIGTGVSGGEEGALLGPSIMPGGSNDAWPEVKPIFQGIAAKVDDGAPCCDWVGNGGAGHFVKMVHNGIEYGDMQLICEVYQIMKEVLGLSADEMHEVFKEWNEGELDSYLIEITRDILAYKEAGTPIIDKILDTAGQKGTGKWTGTVALELGIPLTLITESVFARCLSALKEERVAASKVLTAGPQPAFDGDKKQFIDQLRDALYAAKVISYAQGYQMMRAAAKEYGWELSYGNIALMWRGGCIIRSKFLGNIKEAFDKNPDLSNLLLDPYFAKKIQACQEGLRKVTATAVLNGVPVPCLSAGISYYDGYRCERLPANLLQAQRDYFGAHTYERIDQPRGKFFHTNWTGRGGDTASTTYDV, encoded by the coding sequence ATGAAAGAAGTATCAGATATTGGCGTTATAGGGCTGGCAGTAATGGGTGAAAACCTGATTCTGAACATGGAAAGCAAAGGCTTTCATGTAACCGCTTATAACCGTACTGTTGATAAAGTGGATCATTTTATTAATGGAAGGGCAAAAGGAAAAAATATTTATGGTGCTCATTCCATTGAAGACCTGGTGGCGTCATTAAAAAGCCCCCGTAAAATAATGTTAATGGTGAAAGCCGGCAAGCCCGTGGATGATTTTATTGAGCTGCTGCTGCCTCATTTAGATAAAGGCGATATTATTATTGACGGCGGTAATTCTCATTTTCCGGACACAGAGCGCCGGGTAAAATACGTGGAGAGCAAAGGGCTCCGTTATATTGGCACCGGTGTTTCCGGCGGAGAAGAAGGCGCCCTGTTAGGCCCTTCTATAATGCCCGGAGGTTCTAATGATGCCTGGCCCGAGGTAAAGCCTATCTTCCAGGGTATTGCCGCAAAAGTAGATGACGGGGCACCCTGCTGCGACTGGGTGGGGAATGGCGGCGCCGGCCATTTTGTAAAAATGGTGCACAATGGCATTGAATATGGCGATATGCAGCTGATCTGCGAAGTGTACCAGATCATGAAAGAGGTATTGGGCCTGTCTGCCGATGAAATGCACGAAGTATTTAAAGAATGGAATGAAGGGGAATTGGACAGTTACCTGATCGAGATCACCCGCGATATTTTAGCTTACAAAGAAGCCGGCACTCCTATTATTGATAAGATCCTGGATACTGCCGGTCAGAAAGGTACCGGCAAATGGACCGGAACTGTGGCCCTGGAATTAGGCATTCCATTAACCCTGATCACCGAATCCGTTTTTGCAAGATGTTTATCGGCCTTAAAAGAAGAACGCGTGGCCGCTTCCAAAGTATTGACTGCCGGCCCGCAGCCTGCTTTTGATGGCGATAAAAAACAATTTATAGATCAGCTCCGGGACGCTTTATACGCTGCCAAGGTTATTTCCTATGCGCAGGGCTACCAGATGATGCGGGCTGCTGCCAAAGAGTACGGATGGGAATTAAGTTATGGAAACATTGCCCTGATGTGGAGAGGCGGATGTATCATTCGTTCCAAGTTCCTGGGCAATATCAAAGAAGCGTTTGACAAAAACCCGGACCTGTCCAACCTGTTACTGGATCCGTATTTTGCCAAAAAGATCCAGGCTTGCCAGGAAGGGCTGCGGAAGGTGACCGCAACCGCTGTGTTGAATGGTGTTCCTGTTCCCTGTCTGAGCGCAGGCATCAGCTATTATGACGGGTACCGTTGTGAAAGACTGCCGGCCAACCTGCTGCAGGCGCAACGCGATTATTTTGGGGCACACACTTATGAGCGGATCGATCAGCCCCGCGGAAAATTCTTTCATACCAACTGGACGGGCAGAGGTGGAGACACAGCTTCTACGACTTATGACGTATAA
- a CDS encoding endonuclease/exonuclease/phosphatase family protein has translation MKKIPVYFITLLFCFCSKHAITQQGRYQSAIIAFYNLENFYDTIFYGKNDDETFTPNGTKAYTGAVFNDKVLHQATVMAQIGTELNPDGAALLGVAEVENDAVLDTLIRHPLIAGRHYQYVHYDSWDARGIDVALIYNPKYFKVLKSRPLYVKLPEGAKESLYTRDILWVTGLLDGERVHLFINHWPSRYGGAKKSEPGRMAAAATVRKFIDTLISHDPMAKIIVMGDLNDDPVNNSVVKGIKATADSTNISMGMLYNPWVGLYKKGQGSLAYQNAWSLFDQILLSEGFLDKQQSGFFFYRNAIFKKDFMVENTGPYKGYPMRFYGGDVYRGGYSDHFPVYIILLKKVL, from the coding sequence ATGAAAAAAATACCGGTTTATTTTATCACCCTGCTTTTCTGTTTCTGCAGCAAGCATGCAATTACCCAGCAGGGCCGCTATCAATCAGCTATTATTGCGTTTTATAACCTTGAAAATTTTTACGATACTATTTTCTATGGGAAAAATGATGATGAAACCTTTACGCCCAATGGCACCAAAGCCTATACCGGCGCTGTTTTTAATGATAAGGTGTTGCACCAGGCAACGGTAATGGCACAAATAGGAACGGAGCTGAATCCTGACGGGGCCGCCCTGTTAGGCGTCGCAGAAGTGGAGAACGACGCAGTATTGGACACATTGATCCGGCATCCGCTCATTGCCGGCCGGCATTATCAATATGTGCACTATGACTCATGGGATGCCCGGGGCATTGACGTGGCCCTGATCTATAACCCGAAATATTTTAAAGTGCTAAAAAGCAGGCCGCTTTATGTAAAGCTGCCGGAAGGCGCCAAGGAATCCCTTTATACACGGGATATCCTGTGGGTAACCGGTCTGCTGGATGGCGAGCGGGTACACCTGTTCATCAACCACTGGCCCAGCCGCTATGGTGGTGCAAAAAAGTCGGAGCCGGGGCGCATGGCCGCTGCAGCAACAGTCCGGAAATTTATTGATACACTGATCAGCCATGATCCGATGGCCAAAATTATTGTAATGGGCGACCTGAATGACGACCCCGTCAACAACAGTGTTGTAAAAGGAATAAAAGCTACCGCCGACAGCACCAACATCAGCATGGGAATGCTCTATAATCCCTGGGTGGGCCTGTATAAGAAGGGGCAGGGTTCCCTGGCTTATCAGAATGCCTGGAGCCTGTTTGACCAGATACTGCTTTCAGAGGGCTTTCTGGATAAACAGCAATCAGGTTTCTTCTTTTACAGGAACGCTATTTTTAAAAAGGACTTTATGGTAGAAAATACAGGGCCCTATAAAGGGTATCCGATGCGTTTTTACGGCGGGGATGTTTACCGCGGGGGATACAGCGATCATTTTCCTGTATATATCATTTTACTTAAAAAAGTATTATAA
- a CDS encoding transposase: protein MPKFLLLFLLEQSLNLWKVHQQQLLLIDKRIEGLLCNLEHGKQFITSEHKAKPIRHHKPMITGLHQKLLNIYGADASCIPGITDYTLLKLLGEVGADMSRFPTAKHFVSWCGLCPGHNQSGLKNRKSKMNNHSNAGQTFREIAQALLNSKYVATGAFIRKLKSRKNARIAIKAGARKIAEAFYNLLTKGTQYVEQGIAKYEQQLKQREQNYLQKLALKQD from the coding sequence ATGCCGAAGTTTTTGCTTTTGTTTCTATTAGAACAAAGCTTAAATCTTTGGAAGGTTCATCAGCAGCAACTGTTGCTTATTGATAAACGTATCGAAGGCTTGTTGTGTAATCTTGAGCATGGCAAACAGTTCATTACAAGTGAACACAAAGCCAAGCCAATACGGCATCACAAGCCCATGATAACCGGCCTGCATCAGAAATTACTAAATATTTATGGTGCAGATGCCAGTTGTATTCCTGGTATCACCGATTATACACTGCTGAAATTGTTGGGAGAAGTGGGAGCAGACATGAGCCGATTCCCAACGGCAAAACATTTTGTAAGTTGGTGTGGCCTTTGTCCGGGCCATAACCAAAGTGGTTTAAAAAACAGAAAATCGAAAATGAACAATCATTCTAATGCCGGTCAGACCTTCCGGGAAATAGCCCAGGCATTACTCAATAGTAAGTATGTGGCAACAGGAGCTTTTATCAGAAAACTTAAGAGCAGAAAGAATGCACGAATAGCGATCAAAGCAGGTGCCAGAAAAATAGCGGAAGCCTTTTATAACCTGCTGACAAAGGGAACGCAATACGTGGAACAGGGTATTGCAAAATATGAACAGCAATTAAAACAGCGTGAACAAAACTATTTACAAAAACTGGCTTTAAAACAGGATTAA
- a CDS encoding VOC family protein: protein MKNAVNWFEIYTSDFKRAKNFYTEVFRCELTDISTNSERHNQMQYAVFPDAENNVGASGALVWMEEAKPGIGGTLVYFATEEMNEALSRVEANGGKIIRPKTPVGDFGFIALIEDTEGNMIGLRSMK, encoded by the coding sequence ATGAAAAATGCAGTTAACTGGTTTGAGATTTATACTTCAGATTTTAAAAGGGCGAAAAATTTTTATACAGAGGTATTTAGGTGCGAGCTAACCGATATTTCAACAAACAGCGAAAGGCATAATCAAATGCAATATGCAGTTTTCCCGGATGCTGAAAATAACGTGGGTGCAAGCGGTGCATTGGTTTGGATGGAGGAGGCAAAACCGGGCATTGGCGGTACGTTGGTGTATTTTGCTACCGAAGAAATGAATGAGGCATTAAGCCGTGTAGAAGCCAACGGAGGTAAAATTATCCGCCCAAAGACGCCGGTAGGCGATTTTGGCTTTATTGCTTTAATAGAAGATACAGAGGGGAATATGATCGGCTTGCGTTCAATGAAATAA
- a CDS encoding ComF family protein, with amino-acid sequence MSAANAIKNALIHLFYPHICAGCASDALPLNSQLCLQCLHELPATGFEGHANNPVEKIFAGRIRFEAATARYYFSKGSPLQHMMHQLKYGGNKALGHQLGIEFGNALKASGRFRAIDAIVPMPLYSARERKRGYNQAAVLAKGIAEVLNKPVWETIVCRAEPTETQTKKNRTERWKNMQGKFFIIDNQKAIDQHLLLVDDVVTTGATFEACGSVILEITGARLSIAALCYAND; translated from the coding sequence ATGTCTGCTGCCAACGCAATAAAAAATGCCCTTATTCATCTCTTTTATCCGCACATTTGTGCCGGTTGTGCAAGCGATGCACTGCCACTGAACAGTCAGCTTTGCCTGCAATGCCTGCATGAGCTGCCTGCAACCGGTTTTGAGGGGCATGCCAATAACCCGGTTGAAAAAATATTTGCCGGCCGCATCCGGTTTGAAGCCGCAACGGCCCGTTACTATTTTTCAAAAGGATCGCCTTTGCAGCATATGATGCACCAGCTGAAGTATGGAGGCAACAAAGCGCTGGGCCACCAGTTGGGCATTGAGTTTGGTAATGCATTAAAGGCCTCCGGCCGGTTCCGGGCAATTGATGCCATTGTGCCTATGCCGCTTTATAGTGCCCGGGAACGTAAAAGAGGCTATAACCAGGCGGCTGTTCTTGCAAAGGGAATTGCTGAGGTATTGAATAAACCTGTATGGGAAACTATTGTTTGCCGGGCAGAGCCTACTGAAACCCAAACAAAAAAGAACCGGACAGAGCGTTGGAAGAACATGCAGGGTAAGTTTTTTATTATTGATAATCAAAAAGCTATTGATCAGCACTTGCTTCTGGTGGATGATGTTGTTACAACCGGTGCAACCTTTGAGGCATGCGGCAGCGTCATACTGGAAATTACTGGCGCGCGGTTAAGTATTGCAGCTTTGTGTTATGCCAACGATTGA